From a region of the Solanum stenotomum isolate F172 chromosome 2, ASM1918654v1, whole genome shotgun sequence genome:
- the LOC125856346 gene encoding uncharacterized protein At2g29880-like produces the protein MGKKGEKQLRWSKPMEYLMLEILADEVKQGNKSTNQFKVISFNRVSNAINEQLGMDCSPKHVENHLKTLRSTWNTVQTLLNKSGLGWDDNLKMITASPRVYAMHIQAHPSHDKFINKKIDMFEEMSLVCGNDRARGDCAKSFEDIGLDCSSEKGNEDEIEGPSKENGVQDVSETSQFKSSRKRNRPSDVQDVVGDISTKLGEVAAAISKIADSRLDVTRLYEEVRAIEGYGEEFLGDAFDYLVQSDTLAKGFMAKNQNLRKVWLERFKRQHK, from the exons ATGGGCAAAAAAGGAGAGAAGCAGTTGAGGTGGTCAAAGCCAATGGAATATTTGATGTTGGAGATCCTAGCTGATGAAGTGAAGCAGGGAAATAAATCAACTAATCAGTTTAAGGTTATCTCATTCAATCGTGTTTCGAATGCCATTAATGAACAATTAGGAATGGACTGTTCTCCTAAGCATGTGGAGAATCATCTTAAAACGCTAAGAAGCACATGGAATACAGTGCAAACTCTACTAAACAAAAGTGGTCTTGGATGGGATGACAACTTGAAGATGATTACTGCCAGTCCTAGAGTGTATGCAATGCATATTCAG GCGCATCCTAGTCATGATAAGTTCATCAACAAGAAGATTGATATGTTTGAAGAAATGTCTCTTGTCTGTGGGAATGATCGAGCTAGGGGTGATTGTGCTAAGTCATTTGAAGATATAGGCTTGGATTGTAGTTCGGAGAAAGGTAATGAAGATGAGATTGAAGGACCATCTAAGGAGAATGGAGTGCAAGATGTGAGTGAAACTTCTCAATTCAAGTCAAGTCGTAAAAGAAATCGTCCTTCTGATGTGCAAGATGTGGTCGGTGATATTTCAACAAAACTTGGAGAAGTGGCAGCGGCAATAAGTAAGATAGCTGATAGCCGATTAGATGTGACAAGGTTGTATGAAGAAGTTAGGGCAATTGAAGGTTATGGGGAAGAGTTCTTAGGGGATGCTTTTGACTATTTGGTACAAAGTGATACTTTAGCTAAGGGATTCATggctaaaaatcaaaatctccGTAAGGTGTGGTTGGAAAGGTTCAAGCGACAACATAAATAG
- the LOC125856343 gene encoding phenylcoumaran benzylic ether reductase TP7-like isoform X2 → MRNWLIKLKSLMLSKKLAILRKTFSFIPNTPNVFTELNYLVLKKIQRFFPSEFAMDVDRIMNAVEPVKYTFVAQAKTRRAIEAAEIPYTYVSCNYFAGCFLPNLVQPGATAPPRDKVIIPGDGNVKAVFNEEHDIGTYTIKAVDDPRTLNKSLYIRPPKNTLSFNELVAIWEKLIGKTLEKIYVPGEQILKDIQPSQTLINYMLSVNHSTFVNGDHTNFEIEPSFGVEASEVYPDVKYTTVEEYLGRVV, encoded by the exons ATGCGCAATTGGCTGATCAAGTTAAAATCGTTGATGCTATCAAAGAAGCTGGCAATATTAAG gaaaacattttccttcataccaaacacacccaatGTGTTCACAGAGCTAAATTATCTTGtgctaaaaaaaattcagaggTTCTTCCCTTCGGAGTTTGCTATGGATGTCGATAGGATCATGAATGCTGTGGAGCCAGTAAAGTATACATTTGTTGCGCAAGCCAAAACCCGAAGAGCTATTGAGGCTGCAGAAATTCCCTATACTTACGTCTCATGTAACTATTTTGCTGGTTGTTTCTTACCAAATTTGGTCCAGCCAGGAGCCACTGCTCCTCCTCGAGACAAAGTCATCATTCCTGGAGATGGGAATGTTAAGG CTGTATTCAATGAAGAACATGACATTGGCACCTACACCATTAAGGCTGTTGATGACCCGAGAACGTTGAACAAGTCCCTTTACATCAGGCCTCCCAAGAACACCTTATCGTTCAACGAGCTTGTGGCTATATGGGAGAAACTGATTGGTAAAACTCTCGAGAAAATCTACGTTCCAGGGGAGCAAATTCTCAAAGACATCCAGC CATCTCAAACGCTAATCAATTACATGCTATCAGTCAACCACTCAACATTCGTGAACGGTGATCATACCAATTTTGAGATAGAGCCATCGTTTGGGGTTGAGGCATCGGAAGTTTATCCAGATGTTAAGTACACCACCGTGGAGGAGTACCTTGGTCGCGTTGTCTAA
- the LOC125856343 gene encoding phenylcoumaran benzylic ether reductase TP7-like isoform X1 yields the protein MADKSKVLIIGGTGYIGKFVVEASAKSGHPTFALVRETTISDPVKGKIVENFKNLGVTIINGDLYDHESLLKAIKQVDVVISTVGDAQLADQVKIVDAIKEAGNIKRFFPSEFAMDVDRIMNAVEPVKYTFVAQAKTRRAIEAAEIPYTYVSCNYFAGCFLPNLVQPGATAPPRDKVIIPGDGNVKAVFNEEHDIGTYTIKAVDDPRTLNKSLYIRPPKNTLSFNELVAIWEKLIGKTLEKIYVPGEQILKDIQPSQTLINYMLSVNHSTFVNGDHTNFEIEPSFGVEASEVYPDVKYTTVEEYLGRVV from the exons atggCTGATAAAAGCAAAGTTTTGATCATTGGAGGAACAGGGTATATTGGAAAATTTGTAGTGGAAGCAAGTGCAAAATCTGGACACCCAACTTTTGCTTTAGTTAGAGAGACCACAATTTCTGATCCTGTTAAGggaaaaattgttgaaaatttcaAGAATTTGGGTGTCACTATTATTAAT GGTGATTTGTATGATCATGAGAGTTTGTTGAAGGCTATAAAACAAGTGGATGTGGTGATATCAACTGTTGGTGATGCGCAATTGGCTGATCAAGTTAAAATCGTTGATGCTATCAAAGAAGCTGGCAATATTAAG aggTTCTTCCCTTCGGAGTTTGCTATGGATGTCGATAGGATCATGAATGCTGTGGAGCCAGTAAAGTATACATTTGTTGCGCAAGCCAAAACCCGAAGAGCTATTGAGGCTGCAGAAATTCCCTATACTTACGTCTCATGTAACTATTTTGCTGGTTGTTTCTTACCAAATTTGGTCCAGCCAGGAGCCACTGCTCCTCCTCGAGACAAAGTCATCATTCCTGGAGATGGGAATGTTAAGG CTGTATTCAATGAAGAACATGACATTGGCACCTACACCATTAAGGCTGTTGATGACCCGAGAACGTTGAACAAGTCCCTTTACATCAGGCCTCCCAAGAACACCTTATCGTTCAACGAGCTTGTGGCTATATGGGAGAAACTGATTGGTAAAACTCTCGAGAAAATCTACGTTCCAGGGGAGCAAATTCTCAAAGACATCCAGC CATCTCAAACGCTAATCAATTACATGCTATCAGTCAACCACTCAACATTCGTGAACGGTGATCATACCAATTTTGAGATAGAGCCATCGTTTGGGGTTGAGGCATCGGAAGTTTATCCAGATGTTAAGTACACCACCGTGGAGGAGTACCTTGGTCGCGTTGTCTAA